Below is a window of Hydrogenimonas sp. DNA.
ACCATCGGTGCCGATATCGTGGAAAACCCTTTCAAGATCATCGCGAAGAGGATCTACCTCTCTTTGAAATCACCCTCTCTGCTGATGCTGGAGCAGTGGGTCTACGGCGACCCGCTTGTTTTGAGGAAAAAGGACAGGCTGCCCAAGGAGGGGAAATATATAGTATGCGGATACGGCAGGATGGGTACGGCGCTCGAAGTGGGCCTGAAAAGGGCCGGTATAGACTACATCTTCATAGAGGCGAGCCCGGAGAAAGCGGCGAAGGCCAAGCGCGGAGAGAAGGTTATGGTAGGTGATGCAGACGATAAGAAGATGCTTCTCAAAGCCGATGTGCAGGAGGCCGCCTGTATCATTGCAGCTACTAAAGATGACCTGCTCAACCTCTCTATCATAATGGCCGCGAAGAGAATAAACCCGGATATATACACTGTCGCCAGGGAGAACAGGATCAACGATGCGGTGGTATTCAAAGCGGCCAAGATAGACAGGGTGATAACCATAGAGACATTGATGGTGAAGAAGACATACAACACTATCGCACGGCCGCTTGCCGACCGCTTTATACGCCTGATCAGCTACCGCGGCGAGGAGTGGGGCAGACGGGTTGTAGAGAGTTTGAAAAGAAATATAGGAAACAATCCCGAAACCTACGAAACGGTGATAGACGAGAACCATGCATATGCACTCGTGCGGCACATGAGGCTCAACGGTGAGGTGACCTACGAAGTTCTGACACGAAGAAGGGATGACTGGAGAAAGCGGAATCCTCTGCTTATACTCTATATACGCAGGGGTGATGATGAGATGCTTCTGCCCGATCCTTCTTTGACCATACAGTTGGAAGACAGGGTGCTTGTCGCCGGAGACAGGGACTCTTTCGATGATATGGAGTATATTATGGAGAATATACACGAGCTTAGTTACGTACTTGACGGCAAAGAGTGTCAGCAGTCCATTTTAAACAGGCTGCTCTTCGGCCGGGGGGAGCCCTGCTAGAGGCTCTTTTGTTCCTCTTCCTCCTCCCTTTCGCCCCGCTTTTTCGGTACGAGAATGACCGGTGTGCCTTCAAGTTCGAAGCGATCACGCAACCGGTTTGTCAAGTAGCGGATGTAACTGAAGTGAATTCCCTGCGGCCGGTTTGAGATAAGCGCTATCTTGGGCGGTTTTATAGCGTATTGGGAAGCGAAAAGAATATTGACCGGCCTCCCTTTGTGGCTTGGAATATGGTGCTTGATCGTGGCCTCTT
It encodes the following:
- a CDS encoding potassium channel protein, whose product is MRNNSLYLIIKRMRTPMYVLIATFSISILGMVLIPGVDDQGREYHLSFFDAFYFVSYMATTIGFGESPYQFTYPQKLWVGFTIYLTVIGWLYAIGSIITLVQDRVLAAQIALAQFQRKIKKMDEPFIIFVGYNSMTKAIIDKLTQEGIRSVIIEKNEEKIKLLALENYSIEVPALVGDIRDPNVFRTAGIHKHNCRAVVSLFNDDVMNLHVALSAKLMNKHVTVIVEATEEEYAQNLKTIGADIVENPFKIIAKRIYLSLKSPSLLMLEQWVYGDPLVLRKKDRLPKEGKYIVCGYGRMGTALEVGLKRAGIDYIFIEASPEKAAKAKRGEKVMVGDADDKKMLLKADVQEAACIIAATKDDLLNLSIIMAAKRINPDIYTVARENRINDAVVFKAAKIDRVITIETLMVKKTYNTIARPLADRFIRLISYRGEEWGRRVVESLKRNIGNNPETYETVIDENHAYALVRHMRLNGEVTYEVLTRRRDDWRKRNPLLILYIRRGDDEMLLPDPSLTIQLEDRVLVAGDRDSFDDMEYIMENIHELSYVLDGKECQQSILNRLLFGRGEPC